AGTTACTTTCATACACTCAAAGAAATTTCTTTGGGTTGGATGGAAGTGAAACTCAGTACTATTAAGACCTTGTTGTCAAATTGTGAGGCACTTGAGAGTTTAAGTCTCAAGAGGTGTTGGAATTCAGATGATTTTGATCTAGGGGAGGAGAATCCAAGGTTGAGAAAGTTGGTGGTGGATAGATGCATGTTTAGATCTGATAGTCGTTATTTTATAGTCAATGCTCCAAACTTAAGCTATTTCTATTATTCCGGGTTGAACAATAACTTTTTGGTCATGGATGTGCGTTCTCTTGTGATGGAAGAGGAAATTCTTGACTTCTCCATTGAGTTCGAAGGACATGCTCTTTTTCTCTACAAACTGGTGGAAGATCACATCTCTGGTGTTAGTGTTTTGACAGTTTGTAATTACTTCCTTCAGGTATGTTTtatcttttcttctttattttgaATGAAACTACTTTTCTGTTTGGCTTTTCTAAAGTTTTGCGATAAGGGTTATTAATTGTTCAACATTTTGTGTTAATTTGATATATAAAGGTTATTCCCACCGGAGGATGCTTCCTCCGAATGCCACGTCAATTGTATGTGAGAAGTTTGATAATGAAGACCTCTTTAGATCAAGATGAGTTTTTAGGAATCACGTTCTTGCTTAATAGCTGCCCTGAATTAAAGCGTCTCACTGTGGAATTGGGTGTCCCACATAAATTTTTGGTGAGTTTTTCATATATAGAAAAATTTGTTTTCCTATGTACATGCCGAGAAGGAACTAGAAAAAACAATAGAAAGTGGGTTGATGTTGAATATATTGAGTAAACTCAGTAGTCTAGTTGGAAATGATGATATGACGACTTGAAGAGATAAACATATAATATTTGAATGCTATCTTTTTAAACCTCTTAGGAAGAATCTGTccctttttgtttttaattgatTCCGTCTTGTGTTAAAGTTTAagttgctaatttttttttttcatgttataGGATTATGAGTTACCAGAGAGCTTTAACCCGAAGAGGTTTTGGACAGATCATGCATGGTATATACTCTTAGGGAGATAGAGATTAAGGGCTTTACAGGATCAATGAATGAGATTTGCGTGCTTACCTATTTCATTACTACTGGGAGAGTCTTGAAAAAGATAACTATCAACATATCAAAGGATGATGTTATCGATCAATATGAGAGGTTGGATTCTTACCTCCGTGGCATGACAGATATGTTAATGAATCAAAGAGCTTCAAAATATCTAGAGATTTCGATTTTTTGAGGAATAATATGGGTAGAAATCAGTTAGGGTATACGTGCCCTAAATAATACGAAAGAAGTACATGAAGATAAGACTGATGTATGAAATCAGTTAGGCCTCTATACTATCTATCTTAATAGCTCTATTGGTGTCAAGCTacctttgggggggggggggtgtccCCACCGTcttttatcatttttcaatAATATATGCATGATTTACtctaaaagaaaaagataagagTGATGTAGAAGTAAAATGTGAGGTGAATGAGAGGTGATTGGTGATACTTTGAGTCTTTAAATCATGATCATCGATTTGATAATGAATGTAAGAGTCCTATGATTATCTTTAAGCTTCTTTAGTAtatcataatatattaattctTCACAAGTGTTTACAACTCAATCACTTTCTTTATAATATTTTTGTCATGTCAGACATTTTGCTCAAGTGTCGCTTTCTAAAttgttaaaatttcaaaataatttcattttctaatagCTCATATTTAAGTTGAAATTTAATGTTTTAGTAAAATTTTAATCATAATTtgtctataaactatataaagggagagtttgcGCAGTCTTGAGGGTAAATTAGGAATTCAATAATCTATTGCACTGCAATTGAAATTTCTACATGGATATTTTAGTAAAatcaatattattattcaaagattgaatcttgaatttGAAAATTGATTTCATTTTAAAACTACCAAATTTTAAATTGACCAAATTTAATACGACATAAATCATACTAATTACCatactaataaaaaattaattatttatcaataatattttatagtattcattaaatgaattactaattgattttttaaattatccttttttaaataaaataaaaatagatattatttaattattaataaatcataacttcaggaaaaaaaattaaaaaagaaaaataataacaaaaattaTTTCTCTTGATTTTTACATTCACAAATTAACTAGTTACTAATCaccttttatattattatttatatgacACCTTATATCTTTAACCTTTCATCACTTGTTCCTACAATTCCAATTCAATAGATATGGCACCTACAACAGACAGATTTAGCTCATTGCCTCAATCTTTACTCTCCATCATTGTTTCCTTGATACCTTTCAAGGAAGCGGTAAGAACCTCAATCCTCTCCAAAAGTTGGATAGACATTTTTAAGTCTACTTCCAACATAGAATTTGATGAAGCATTTTTTGTGAAAGATGACCAAACTTATCGAATCAGGCAATCCCAAAGAAAGGCTTTTCTGGATTTCATGTCACTTTGGATTACGAATCACAGAGAAACTATCGTGaataaattttctttgagaTTATCAACGCCTGGAAAAACTAAGAGGGTTGTGAGAAATTGCATTGCCTTCGCCACAAAATATGGGGTGAAGGACTTGGAGTTGGATTTTTGTGATCCAAAGTTGGATTGTTATTTCACTACTAATCATATTAATCACGAGGCCTTGTTTGAATTGCCAGCACATGTTTATGTTGACACTTGCCTCGAATCCTTGAAGTTGTTTTCATGCAGTTTTGTTGAGACTAAGTTGAGTTACTTTCATACACTCAAAGAAATTTCTTTGGGTTGGATGGAAGTGAAACTCAGTACTATTAAGACCTTGTTGTCAAATTGTGAGGCACTTGAGAGTTTAAGTCTCAAGAGGTGTTGGAATTCAGATGATTTTGATCTAGGGGAGGAGAATCCAAGGTTGAGAAAGTTGGTGGTGGATAGATGCATGTTTAGATCTGATAGTCGTTATTTTATAGTCAATGCTCCAAACTTAAGCTATTTCTATTATTCCGGGTTGAACAATAACTTTTTGGTCATGGATGTGCGTTCTCTTGTGATGGAAGAGGAAATTCTTGACTTCTCCATTGAGTTCGAAGGACATGCTCTTTTTCTCTACAAACTGGTGGAAGATCACATCACTGGTGTTAGTGTTTTGACAGTTTGTAATTACTTCCTTCAGGTATGTTTtatcttttcttctttattttgaATGAAACTACTTTTCTGTTTGGCTTTTCTAAAGTTTTGCGATAAGGGTTATTAATTGTTCAACATTTTGTGTTAATTTGATATATAAAGGTTATTCCCACCGGAGGATGCTTCCTCCGAATGCCACGTCAATTGTATGTGAGAAGTTTGATAATGAAGACCTCTTTAGATCAAGATGAGTTTTTAGGAATCACGTTCTTGCTTAATAGCTGCCCTGAATTAGAGCGTCTCATTGTGGAATTGGGTGTCCCACATAAATTTTTGGTGAGTTTTTCATATATAGAAAAATTTGTTTTCCTATGTACATGCCGAGAAGGAACTAGAAAAAACAATAGAAAGTGGGTTGATGTTGAATATATTGAGTAAACTCAGTAGTCTAGTTGGAAATGATGATATGACGACTTGAAGAGATAAACATATAATATTTGAATGCTATCTTTTTAAATCTCTTAGGAAGAATCTGTccctttttgtttttaattgatTCCGTCTTGTGTTAAAGTTTaagttgttaatttttttttttcatgttataGGATTATGAGTTACCAGAGAGCTTTAACCCGAAGAGGTTTTGGACAGATCATGCAAGGGATTATACATGCATGGTATATACTCTTAGGGAGATATAGATTAAGGGCTTTACAGGATCAATGAATGAGATTTGCGTGCTTACCTATTTCATTACTACTGGGAGAGTCTTGAAAAAGATAACTATCAACATATCAAAGGATGATGTTATCGATCAATATGAGAGGTTGGATTCTTACCTCCGTGGCATGACAGATATGTTAATGAATCAAAGAGCTTCAAAATATCTAGAGATTTCGATTTTTTGAGGAATAATATGGGTAGAAATCAGTTAGGGTATACGTGCCCTAAATAATACGAAAGAAGTACATGAAGATAAGACTGATGTATGAAATCAGTTAGGCCTCTATACTATCTATCTTAATAGCTCTATTGGTGTCTAGCTAcctttgggggggggggtgtcCCCACCGTcttttatcatttttcaatAATATATGCATGGTTTACtctaaaagaaaaagataagagTGATGTAGAAGTAAAATGTGAGGTGAATGAGAGGTGATTGGTGATACTTTGAGTCTTTAAATCATGATCATCGATTTGATAATGAATGTAAGAGTCCTATGATTATCTTTAAGCTTCTTTAGTAtatcataatatattaattctTCACAAGTGTTTACAACTCAATCACTTTCTTTATAATATTTTTGTCATGTCAGACATTTTGCTCAAGTGTCGCTTTCTAAAttgttaaaatttcaaaataatttcattttctaatagCTCATATTTAAGTTGAAATTTAATGTTTTAGTAAAATTTTAATCATAATTtgtctataaactatataaagcgAGAGTTTGTGCAGTCTTGAGGGTAAATTAGGAATTCAATAATCTATTGCACTGCAATTGAAATTTCTACATGGATATTTTAGTAAAATCAATATTATTATTCTAAGATTGAATCTTGGCCGTTGATAAGTTTGTGGCAATGCTCTAGCTTCAGGTTTGCTGCTTTTCTATATTCCactgtttcttcttttttccactGTTTCACTTTCAGCCTTCTCAGTTTCTCATTTACTCTTCTTTTGTAACTCCTTCATCGTTTGTTCTCCCTCCGTAATTAAGATTGCAAATTGGAGAGGCACATAAATTAACTGTGAAAAGAGAGAGGAACAAAGGAAGATGAGAGCAGCGGGGAGGGGAGACACTTCACGGTGGAGCTTACGGCGGGGGAGGCCGCGATAGAGGCTATGTGGAAGAAATGCGGCGGAATGGAAAGGGAAGAGATCCCATAATACATTCAACCTCGGTTCTATCTGAAATCTAAGTGATGCATCAAACATTTATCTAACTGGTAATCATCATTGCTTTTGAGGAAGCGAATATGGTTACCATATAGTATCTAACATGTATTTTATGCTGTCATTGCTGATTATGGACATAGCCCCCACTGCTGGTGGGTTCTTGTCATTCTCATGCATGTAGACAACATGTGCCAATGATTGATCCTACGCCAATTGGTACTTTTgacataatttatttatttgttatatAATAATGTACAATATGGgtttaatattaaatttcatgTTTAAAAGTAGTGCCGATATTATTATACGTACGATTAAAAAGTTTATGAAGCAAAGCACTTGTTTGAGTTTGTCTTCGGATTAATTTATTTTAGAGTTGAAAAGTTGACAATTTTCTAGGATTATtttgaagaaaataattattctttGAAGAAAATTTCTACTAATATTAAACACGCACTATATATATCATGTTTCACATTGTAGCcatattttttagaagaaaactGTCAATTTCATCACATCACTTCATAAAGCTCTTCAATTATATAATGACTTGCGAACAACTTTTGAAAATTCAACAACAAATTTCAGATAAATGCCATTTAttgttagaaaaataaatttgtcaTCATTTGAATGGAGTTACGATACATAACTCTGTAGGATACAATTTTTTGTTGCAGCGATACCTATCGCAAAGTGAATCCAAAATAAACTTGAATCTCAATATGTATTTCTCGTTTGAGAGCTGAATCTTACAATTCAAAGTTGTGTGAAGGTTGCACTTTTGATCAGTCATGTTGCTGGACTAGTATAGGTTCTAGTGCTTTTTGTGATGATATTTTAAGTTTTTCACAAAAAATGCTAGAAATAGATGACTAATATTTCTCCAAAGGACTCACGTCACATTCTCAGAAAAATCAAACCCTACTTTGGTCCTCACGCCTATCGATTTATGTGACATTTCTAACTCACCGGAGAAACAAGACTCTTTATTGTTGTTTTATCGGTTTTAATGTGTTGTGCTTTTTTATTCTACTAATGTTTTtccttttgtgatttttttttactattgtGCAACTTTTGCTATTACTGCGACTAGTACTTTTTTTTCGATACAACGGAAAGATACTGCGACTAGTACTAACTTTGGGGATGATGAATGATTCAAATAGTTAGATTATGATTTTTAACTAGAATTTAAGTATAGGAGCATAAAGGTAATTTGCATTTTTTCCtcttattaagtttttttttactataGGCTAGTGTTGACGTGTTCTTTATTATTCAACaacaaattcaattgttcacaACAAATTTACATAATGCAAAGTCAATAACTTATAACATTTGACTTTTAGTTTAATTTTCGTGCTGGTTGTTTAAGcttttcacaaaaaaaatgcCAGAAATAGATGACTAATATTTCTCCAAAAGACTCACGCCACatactaaaaaaaatcaaactctACGAATATCTTGGGTGATCAGATCCTAGCCTAGCAAGGTAATTCGCCTCATCATTCACCTCCCTAGGAACATGCACAAGAAGAATAGTCCACTCACGCTGAAGTGAGGTGGTGTCTCTGGTGTAAGTACGGATTGGGTCTTGCACCATACAAGAGGGGAAATTACTTGTTATAACAGGTTTGTATACCTGCtgtaaaaaatttgaaaattaaaataaaaaagaaggtTACAAAAACACCCTTCAATATTCTCCATTCTCTCTCTACCTCTCTCTTCCCCACCATGGCACTATACACCATCAATGCCGCCGGAGTCCGGCCTCCTCCCTACCGGAATTCTTCTACCGCCGCGTCGTCGCACCCCAGTCCTTTCCGTTCAGCAGAGGATCTCTTCCACAGTGGAAAGATCAAATCTTTGATGAAATCTGCTACATCTtcattgtaaaaaaaatcagCTTTTCCCTTCTCCTCTCCCTCCCTCCACCACCAACGCTGCCACACCATAGCCATGGCCAACCTCCAAATCACTCTGAAATTGTTTCCAATCCCCTTCCTAAGCACATAAATCCACCAGAAACCCATGTGCACCgcattcacatttttttttggattcCAAAGATTTTACCGGCGACCCAACCAACGCGAAACTCAGTTTCCGGCGAATCTACCGGCGACTCCCAATCACcatttttcttccattttctgTAATCTTACTACTTCCTTTAGCTATCTCAACTTCTTGATCGTACATGCAAGGAATGCAAAAGataaagttttcattttttataaacaCAAAGAAGTTGCAGATGTGTAAGAATGCCTTCTTCAGTTAAAGAAAGTTATGATTTTTACTTGGAGCCAGTTCTGAAAGTTGGAGGGAGAGGCTCTGTTTGGGTGAGGAGGGAATGATGATGCAGATCTAGAAGCCAGGAAGGGCGAACTTGGAGGAAGAGGTAGAAGAAGAAACTCGTTTCTGGGTGTTATTTTCCATTTCTGGATTTTGGCCTTGAACTTTCAGATCCATTAATGTACCATACAACTCAATATTCTATTGTCCTTTGCACCATATGTTAATTAGAATTTCACTTGTATGGATTCAAAAAATTTCATGGTTTGAATGTGATAATTGGTGTCCATTGATTGGAGGTTCCTGCTTCAGTAGTTTTAAACAATTAAACATTCCGTCTTCAAAGGCCTTAATACTTGGATTCAAGAGGGGGTTTACTGTCATTggcaaattaaaattaaaataatggaATAAAAGTCCAAACCAGTAACTGGTTTCTCATTTCACCGATTCACCTTAATCCAACGGCTCACACACATGTTGCACCCGTGCAGTACCTAATACATATTGCATATTAGACAACGCCATGAAGTGAAGTCCTGATTCCCAACAACTCAGACCCAAACTCATGGAAATGGAGCTGATCCCCCTGAAGAGCATCCACAATCTCCTTACAATCAGTCTCACAGATAGCACTACGAATATCAGATTCCCATAAAAGATTAAGGCCAAGCTTAACTGCCATGATTTCTGCCATGAGAGCATCGCCACCTCCCATGCCAGCCATAAAGCCAGTCACCCAATGCCTAGAAGCATCAGCACCAGGCCACCCATTCTCATCTTGTGATGACTAGAACTAAAAGCTCCATCCGTATTCAACTTCACCATGCCAGGTGAAGGGAGCTTCCAACGCTGAACTCGAGCATCATCATCCTTGTGACCTCTTCGCGTGAGTCATAGCCCATAATCCTTACATTCCTGTTGTATCCATCGCGTAATGAAATCAACATTCCGATCATTGTCACCAATAACCATCACGTTCCTCCAACGCCAGAGACCCCAAAGGGtagtgttgaaagattttttacctAACCACTTTCGAAtctttcaagattcaattgtagtatagtaaagagTTTTTATCGTCATCATGAAATTGGAAATACAATGCCGTTCTTTAGCTAAATTACTTAAGCAGAGAGTTCAAGAAACGTTTGGTTGATTGTTTTGAGAAATGTTGTGGACATAAAACAGTAATAAAATTGGGTTTAAAACAGATTGAGAAAATTGTTGGGATTGGGGTTCACACATCAACTCTCATATATCCTATAATTCATCACATACAACCTATTCTATCCTTGATTTCATCACATCAGTTCTTATCTATCTCATTAATTTCTTACATGAGCATATCAACGATTCACTTCTCTAattatcgatgtctcgcataactAACGAAGCAAAACGTAATGTGTTCAGATGTTAAGCGACTAATAAACCTAACCCTATGTCTAGCAATCAGGTAAATTAAATGATACAACATAAATCTAATTCAAATATGTAGCTTTCACTCACATATCAAATCTCTAATCATGTTCTAGTTGATCAAGCTAAAGCAAGCATTAAAATAAAGATCATATCATTGAAATCAAGAGATAAAATAAATTCATATGAAAGAGAACTAAGATGGATACATTTAAGTCAAGTATTACACCCAATCCCAACAAAGAAAAGTTTAGCTATCCATAGACATGGATGCTATGCTTACAAGAGGAACTAAGGCGAAAGTGATGATCTGTGCCATCCTCGGTGATGTTTCCAGCTTGATGGATGGTGAATCAAAGCTTCCAAAGTTCCTCCCTTCTTCTCTCTgaagttttctctctcaaaagTCCAAAATAGGTCAAAAGATGATCCACTTCTGATCTTGGTCGAGCCTTTTATAAAACAGGGCACAGTTCCGCTTAAGCTGATAAAGGTGTCGCTTAAGCGAGGAGATTTCTTCACGTTCAGGTAAGGTCTTTCAGCTTAAGCGAGACCatttctcgcttaagccaaattgtCTTCTAgaaccactgctactgccataTAATTTGGTTTACGCGAGGCTACATTCGGCTTAAGCGAAGATCAATATATTTCCCACTGCTACTGCCAtataatttggcttaagcgagccaacatttggcttaagcgaacttCAATATTTGTAGCCCTTTTGATCTGCAATTGTTTGGATCTCCTGAATTTTGTCctacaataaataaaaagagcttaaatgataaaactaacatatctacatattttctatataaaaactatctacttactaaattaacctATTGAGGGATAATTTGGAAGATAATGTACACGTCTAGAACAGATAAGTACCCAAATTAGTATAGAAAATCAGGTATTTTTGGTACTTATCAGGTAGCACCAAAGAGAAGAGAGTGTTGGCCTTGAATCTAGGTATGGATCCAATCCTTCACGGTGGCAGCTGCAAACCGGGGCCAGAACCAGACCTCGTGAGAGTACGAACAATCTCGCAAGCAATGGAGGCTATCTTCGAGGGGATGAGCATAACGTTGACAACCAGGTGACGCCGCCAAATGACAGTGGAAACGGTGA
This is a stretch of genomic DNA from Lotus japonicus ecotype B-129 chromosome 1, LjGifu_v1.2. It encodes these proteins:
- the LOC130732804 gene encoding putative F-box/LRR-repeat protein At1g56400, whose protein sequence is MAPTTDRFSSLPQSLLSTIVSLIPFKEAVRTSILSKSWIDIFKSTSNIEFDEAFFVKDDQTYRIRQSQRKAFLDFMSLWITNHRETIVNKFSLRLSTPGKTKRVVRNCIAFATKYGVKDLELDFCDPKLDCYFTTNHINHEALFELPAHVYVDTCLESLKLLSCSFVETKLSYFHTLKEISLGWMEVKLSTIKTLLSNCEALESLSLKRCWNSDDFDLGEENPRLRKLVVDRCMFRSDSRYFIVNAPNLSYFYYSGLNNNFLVMDVRSLVMEEEILDFSIEFEGHALFLYKLVEDHISGVSVLTVCNYFLQVIPTGGCFLRMPRQLYVRSLIMKTSLDQDEFLGITFLLNSCPELKRLTVELGVPHKFLDYELPESFNPKRFWTDHAWYILLGR
- the LOC130732805 gene encoding putative F-box/LRR-repeat protein At1g56400 codes for the protein MAPTTDRFSSLPQSLLSIIVSLIPFKEAVRTSILSKSWIDIFKSTSNIEFDEAFFVKDDQTYRIRQSQRKAFLDFMSLWITNHRETIVNKFSLRLSTPGKTKRVVRNCIAFATKYGVKDLELDFCDPKLDCYFTTNHINHEALFELPAHVYVDTCLESLKLFSCSFVETKLSYFHTLKEISLGWMEVKLSTIKTLLSNCEALESLSLKRCWNSDDFDLGEENPRLRKLVVDRCMFRSDSRYFIVNAPNLSYFYYSGLNNNFLVMDVRSLVMEEEILDFSIEFEGHALFLYKLVEDHITGVSVLTVCNYFLQVIPTGGCFLRMPRQLYVRSLIMKTSLDQDEFLGITFLLNSCPELERLIVELGVPHKFLDYELPESFNPKRFWTDHARDYTCMVYTLREI